In Leuconostoc kimchii IMSNU 11154, one genomic interval encodes:
- a CDS encoding DUF1056 family protein, translating into MIKNFTKLINTLWQNLLGVILFISGIVMIDIGVFSFNFIAGFIVTGISLVVMAVIVENERGE; encoded by the coding sequence ATGATTAAAAATTTTACAAAATTAATTAATACATTATGGCAGAACCTATTAGGCGTCATTCTTTTTATTTCAGGCATCGTAATGATTGACATTGGCGTTTTTAGTTTTAACTTCATTGCCGGTTTTATCGTTACTGGAATAAGTCTGGTTGTTATGGCTGTAATTGTTGAAAATGAAAGGGGTGAATGA
- a CDS encoding head-tail connector protein: MADETNSPRAPSIGVTVADMQDYLAIDGDDDVLNNLIEYAEEDARGSIDSSINIEEYRKLTIFNQAIRTLVDFNYYSRGALSGQQISYPKSYQYMLNKIRWKVGRTNG, from the coding sequence ATGGCAGATGAAACAAATTCGCCTCGTGCACCTTCAATAGGCGTTACGGTGGCTGATATGCAAGATTATTTAGCTATTGATGGTGATGATGACGTTCTTAATAATTTGATTGAATATGCCGAAGAAGATGCTCGCGGTTCAATAGATTCTTCAATTAACATCGAAGAATATCGCAAGTTAACTATTTTCAATCAGGCAATTAGAACATTAGTCGATTTTAATTATTACTCGCGTGGTGCCTTATCTGGCCAACAAATATCCTATCCAAAATCCTATCAGTACATGCTTAACAAAATTAGGTGGAAAGTAGGTAGGACAAATGGTTAG
- a CDS encoding phage terminase small subunit P27 family, giving the protein MVNKRNAGRKRTTSTDESVRADQRERNLEFQEKQNGLTELQDTPPYHLKGSGVTIWKKIVPELLKLGTIKQIDTVNLESFCSSYATYIIAEKEISENGIFAYNFDNEGNKTTDFSKKNPAYSIMNDSIKTMKSLAIDLGLSFDSRSGQIAPSEPLASEKGVSNIRRLSFGTDI; this is encoded by the coding sequence TTGGTAAATAAACGTAATGCTGGAAGAAAAAGAACGACTAGCACCGATGAGTCTGTCAGAGCAGACCAACGAGAACGTAATTTAGAGTTTCAGGAAAAACAAAATGGACTTACCGAGCTACAAGATACCCCTCCTTATCATTTAAAAGGAAGCGGAGTGACAATTTGGAAAAAAATAGTTCCTGAGTTACTAAAATTAGGCACCATAAAGCAAATTGATACAGTTAATCTTGAATCGTTTTGTTCATCATACGCAACCTATATAATTGCAGAAAAAGAAATATCAGAAAACGGTATATTTGCCTATAATTTTGATAATGAGGGTAATAAAACAACAGATTTTAGTAAGAAGAATCCTGCATACTCAATAATGAACGATAGCATCAAGACGATGAAATCGTTGGCTATAGACCTAGGGTTATCTTTTGACTCACGTTCTGGTCAGATAGCTCCCAGCGAGCCTTTGGCATCCGAAAAGGGCGTAAGCAACATAAGGAGGTTAAGCTTTGGCACGGACATTTAA
- a CDS encoding phage tail tube assembly chaperone, producing the protein MAVNTEKIKLNKFGIRKTVGVRLTFGLFEKLEETEIEIDELQDEEDLSELEAKKNRIKSTKIMVDLIQNVFDLSDEEIAKIKDSIDPTQFGEAYWYVTMRMRGMSDSDYNLAVLEQKRKAEEEAEDPKAEPVESED; encoded by the coding sequence ATGGCAGTTAACACAGAAAAGATTAAATTAAACAAGTTTGGCATCCGCAAAACAGTAGGGGTTCGTTTAACGTTTGGTTTATTCGAAAAGTTAGAAGAGACAGAAATCGAAATAGATGAACTTCAAGATGAAGAAGATCTTTCAGAGTTAGAAGCTAAGAAAAACAGAATAAAGTCTACCAAAATAATGGTTGACCTTATTCAAAATGTATTTGATTTGTCAGATGAAGAAATCGCCAAGATTAAAGATAGTATTGACCCAACTCAATTTGGTGAGGCATATTGGTACGTTACAATGCGCATGCGAGGTATGAGCGATTCTGATTATAACTTGGCTGTTCTAGAACAAAAGCGCAAAGCAGAGGAAGAAGCAGAAGACCCAAAAGCAGAACCAGTCGAATCAGAAGATTAG
- a CDS encoding phage tail protein produces the protein MATQGIVTSYFGLIDDKTGQLIKGDDGLSATGIYEVDGHPEATAEGATQIQINSMDTAPTLQYANDKAKRSTHPRSYPTAEFTLLDIGFEAKQKLLGKVTNGKGRFVNGIEDAHVAAIAVTRTLDKRNKIYYAFANGIITEGNKTMGTNNAAETDSNDTMTLTTQDPIVDAQFDGEPYAVYTDLISAFKLDDLFVETFPGYTAATVPPAGGQG, from the coding sequence ATGGCAACACAAGGTATTGTTACATCGTATTTTGGTTTAATTGACGACAAAACAGGTCAATTGATTAAAGGAGACGATGGATTAAGCGCAACCGGCATCTATGAGGTTGATGGACACCCAGAAGCTACCGCCGAAGGTGCGACACAAATTCAAATTAACTCTATGGACACAGCGCCAACTTTGCAATATGCAAACGACAAAGCAAAGCGTTCAACGCATCCACGCTCTTATCCAACTGCAGAATTTACACTTTTGGATATTGGATTCGAGGCCAAGCAAAAGTTACTTGGTAAGGTGACTAATGGTAAGGGACGATTTGTTAACGGTATTGAAGATGCCCACGTTGCCGCTATTGCAGTAACACGTACGTTGGACAAGCGTAATAAGATTTATTACGCATTCGCAAACGGAATTATCACTGAAGGCAACAAGACTATGGGAACTAATAATGCTGCCGAAACAGATTCTAACGATACAATGACGTTGACCACCCAAGATCCAATTGTTGATGCACAGTTTGATGGGGAACCTTACGCAGTGTACACGGATTTGATTTCTGCATTCAAATTAGATGATTTGTTCGTAGAAACATTCCCTGGATATACTGCTGCAACTGTTCCGCCAGCTGGTGGTCAAGGATAA
- a CDS encoding phage head closure protein, whose protein sequence is MVSGKLKPSNFIGKVEFGTVKSVDNKNTGRKTQVFVPTTKQLRFAPRSRSTTQSDSIFGTDIQETKIIAVRHNESVTDNLKVRFIKTGKVHDIKYVSSDESNGPIAFDYVTITKEPSGAFDGT, encoded by the coding sequence ATGGTTAGCGGTAAGTTAAAACCTAGTAATTTTATTGGAAAAGTTGAATTCGGTACTGTTAAATCAGTTGACAACAAAAATACAGGCAGAAAAACACAAGTATTCGTCCCCACGACTAAACAGTTGCGTTTTGCACCGCGTAGCCGTTCCACCACACAGTCTGATTCTATTTTTGGGACAGATATTCAAGAAACTAAAATAATCGCTGTCAGGCACAATGAGAGCGTCACAGATAACCTAAAAGTTAGGTTCATCAAAACTGGCAAGGTTCATGATATTAAATATGTATCATCTGACGAATCAAACGGACCCATCGCGTTTGACTATGTCACGATCACGAAAGAACCGTCGGGAGCGTTTGATGGAACTTGA
- a CDS encoding DUF806 family protein, with product MMILPTYEVKDLIESLKIADAVFTTSIDEEYQKDVQSTVILIAETVNDLDKRANNRFRNMNYGVEVQIFYGTDFNQPILDVEIKLARLLEKNDWVITQSKSHINDPKTDQVTKVFYFEKNYLLED from the coding sequence ATGATGATATTACCAACTTATGAGGTTAAAGATTTAATTGAATCATTGAAAATTGCTGACGCTGTTTTTACGACAAGTATTGATGAAGAATATCAAAAAGACGTGCAGTCAACTGTTATCTTGATCGCGGAGACGGTTAATGATTTGGATAAGAGAGCCAATAACCGTTTCAGGAATATGAATTATGGCGTTGAGGTACAAATATTTTACGGGACTGATTTTAATCAGCCAATACTTGACGTTGAAATAAAATTAGCAAGATTACTAGAAAAAAACGATTGGGTAATTACTCAATCAAAATCACACATAAATGACCCGAAAACTGATCAAGTGACTAAGGTTTTTTATTTTGAAAAAAATTATCTATTGGAGGATTAA
- a CDS encoding terminase large subunit: protein MARTFNLVGVTDIKGTVKSEKRRYKRYLDKYNDPATQYAYDVLFTDKYITGRDSQLACFRHLQDLGRQGNSDFPYHYEIDYVDMIESFTRILPNPDNFRVTLKPYNWQSFILDSLLGWRTEENGTRFTTSNISVARRQGKTFIASMLVNFYYFMVAAEATSQDFLVASYDSEHATKLFNDVSIQAGRLIKMPEFQAWAKENDVDAQTQQVIGRISKNTIRKGTSEGGGFDSFHNVIAVYDEIGNLKPDKNETLRQITSGQNGIKNRMFVKISTAYPNAKVKFKKDQDLMRKIIEQDDLREADNTFQIIYAQDSENEVFDEDIWHKSNPNLNELSEEKYKSELSSLIKDRDDADRSGELATFVNKSLNIWSRKFQNSYLSLENIQKNIIEYFDIYGHDVYIGFDGSQSNDNTSFGFIFPHREVNKDEYFCKQFSFIPFSQAKSIEAKEKQDGLNYRELENEGFCAITRSPEGTIDKDQVYHWLESFIADNDLKVKMIALDPNLSDWLLKRIENYHDEWPVSTVRPTSQVLSNPTKDLQGQFINGNAEILNDPLIIDGFTNSVLVEDRGGAVKIDRLNRTSDHIDTSDALINAHTGAQFYFEGFKDADYNPFNDLSREEKKDYFKRMFG from the coding sequence TTGGCACGGACATTTAATTTAGTTGGCGTTACAGATATTAAAGGAACTGTTAAGTCCGAAAAAAGACGATACAAACGCTATTTAGATAAATACAATGATCCAGCTACTCAATATGCCTATGATGTATTGTTTACTGATAAATATATCACTGGTCGAGACTCACAACTCGCTTGTTTTAGACATTTGCAAGACTTGGGCAGACAAGGAAATAGTGATTTTCCCTATCATTATGAAATAGATTATGTTGACATGATCGAAAGTTTCACACGAATACTACCGAATCCGGATAATTTCAGAGTGACACTAAAACCTTATAATTGGCAGTCTTTCATATTAGATAGCTTGTTAGGTTGGCGTACAGAAGAAAATGGTACAAGGTTCACGACATCTAACATTAGCGTTGCTCGTAGACAAGGTAAAACATTCATTGCATCTATGCTAGTTAACTTTTATTACTTCATGGTAGCCGCTGAAGCAACATCACAAGATTTCCTTGTCGCTAGTTATGATAGCGAACATGCTACTAAGTTGTTCAACGATGTGTCGATTCAAGCCGGTAGGCTCATTAAGATGCCTGAGTTTCAAGCGTGGGCTAAAGAGAATGATGTCGATGCGCAAACTCAGCAAGTAATAGGACGTATTAGTAAGAATACTATTCGTAAGGGTACATCAGAAGGCGGTGGTTTTGACTCGTTTCACAACGTTATTGCTGTTTACGATGAGATTGGCAATCTAAAGCCTGATAAAAATGAAACTTTGCGGCAAATAACGTCAGGACAAAACGGTATTAAAAACCGTATGTTTGTTAAAATTTCAACCGCTTATCCAAATGCTAAGGTTAAATTCAAAAAAGACCAAGACTTAATGCGCAAGATTATCGAACAAGATGATTTGCGCGAGGCAGACAATACCTTTCAGATTATTTACGCCCAAGACAGCGAAAACGAAGTATTCGATGAGGATATTTGGCATAAATCTAACCCAAACTTAAATGAATTAAGCGAAGAAAAATATAAATCAGAGCTTAGCAGTTTGATCAAAGACAGGGATGATGCTGACAGAAGTGGCGAGCTGGCTACATTCGTTAACAAGTCACTGAATATTTGGAGTCGTAAATTTCAGAACAGTTACTTGTCTCTTGAGAATATTCAAAAAAACATCATTGAATATTTTGACATTTATGGTCATGATGTTTATATCGGTTTCGATGGCAGCCAAAGTAATGATAATACATCATTTGGGTTTATTTTTCCGCATCGAGAAGTAAACAAAGATGAATACTTTTGTAAACAGTTCAGTTTTATTCCGTTTTCTCAAGCTAAATCTATCGAGGCTAAAGAAAAACAAGACGGACTTAATTACCGTGAATTGGAAAATGAGGGCTTTTGTGCAATAACTAGAAGTCCTGAGGGAACGATTGATAAGGACCAAGTTTATCACTGGTTAGAAAGTTTTATTGCTGATAACGACTTGAAAGTTAAAATGATAGCCCTTGACCCCAACTTGTCTGATTGGTTATTGAAGCGCATTGAAAATTATCATGATGAGTGGCCGGTATCTACTGTTAGACCAACTTCACAGGTTTTATCTAACCCAACCAAGGACTTACAGGGGCAATTTATTAACGGCAATGCTGAAATTTTAAATGACCCATTAATCATTGACGGGTTCACAAATTCTGTTTTGGTTGAGGATAGAGGTGGTGCCGTTAAAATTGACCGATTGAACAGAACAAGTGACCACATTGACACGTCTGATGCGCTGATAAATGCACATACGGGCGCTCAATTCTACTTTGAGGGCTTTAAGGACGCGGACTATAATCCCTTTAATGACTTGAGTCGAGAAGAAAAGAAAGATTATTTCAAGAGGATGTTTGGATGA
- a CDS encoding head maturation protease, ClpP-related, whose protein sequence is MRLNIKGMITNDDDANIYRDWLGMSVTSPADVLSKLPDDGSDLEIAINSGGGEVDAANEIYTGLRNYQGRVIIQVESSAYSAASIIAMAGDTVQISPVAQLMIHNASTYAGGNHNDLDKTSNALKSTDKAIAKAYAVKTGRPVDEFLAMMDKETWINADDAIELGLADEIMTFETEPVTNSISNVLPRKTINRIKDLVNENKELKNNKTDSQPSEHDKLVQAKLAILRK, encoded by the coding sequence ATGAGATTAAACATTAAAGGCATGATCACAAACGATGATGATGCAAATATTTATCGTGATTGGCTCGGCATGAGCGTCACATCACCAGCTGATGTTTTAAGTAAATTGCCTGATGATGGTTCTGATTTAGAAATTGCCATCAACTCTGGTGGTGGTGAGGTTGATGCGGCTAACGAGATTTACACCGGGTTACGAAATTACCAGGGTAGGGTTATTATTCAAGTTGAAAGTTCCGCATACAGTGCTGCTTCGATTATTGCCATGGCTGGTGATACTGTTCAAATTTCGCCCGTTGCTCAACTGATGATTCATAATGCATCCACTTATGCGGGCGGCAATCACAACGATTTAGACAAGACGTCTAATGCTTTAAAGTCTACCGATAAAGCTATCGCTAAGGCTTATGCTGTCAAGACGGGTCGTCCAGTTGATGAGTTCCTCGCCATGATGGATAAAGAGACATGGATCAATGCCGATGATGCAATTGAACTTGGGCTTGCTGATGAAATTATGACGTTCGAAACCGAACCTGTGACAAATTCAATCAGCAATGTACTGCCGCGTAAGACGATTAATCGAATTAAAGATTTGGTTAATGAAAATAAAGAACTAAAAAACAACAAAACTGATAGTCAGCCTAGCGAACACGACAAACTCGTGCAAGCCAAGTTGGCTATTTTACGTAAATGA
- a CDS encoding DUF722 domain-containing protein — translation MADKIDKFLSDYYSGIIDMQIVQRKKELKLPDMIDENIGGGRAQNKHTRPVDDGLIIQESDYILQSFIRDEWLMTNFLKILTSEERAMLQLKYDRRRKRSWYQVARMLSKSESQCYRDMTAIKKIYRESMFKAVDNSHP, via the coding sequence GTGGCAGATAAGATTGATAAATTCTTAAGCGATTATTATTCAGGCATAATTGACATGCAGATCGTGCAACGCAAAAAAGAGTTAAAGTTGCCAGATATGATTGATGAGAATATTGGTGGTGGCCGTGCGCAGAACAAACATACACGTCCAGTGGATGATGGTCTAATCATTCAAGAGAGTGACTACATTTTACAATCGTTCATACGTGACGAGTGGTTGATGACTAACTTCTTGAAAATACTAACGAGTGAAGAACGTGCCATGTTGCAACTTAAGTACGATAGACGGCGAAAACGGAGTTGGTATCAGGTGGCGCGTATGTTGTCTAAGTCAGAGAGCCAATGTTATCGAGATATGACTGCCATTAAAAAGATATATCGAGAGTCAATGTTTAAGGCTGTGGATAACTCACACCCCTGA
- a CDS encoding HNH endonuclease — MARVKICRKPDCHNTIPYVQNNPYCETHKGMYRPKPEFKPKSTYERKRQNKDYNMHSRDKEANAFYHTTTWKHLALGMKQQAMFTCECCGRTSTSKGYLVVDHIIPRKVDKRKQLDKGNLWVICKRCHWYKGVLEDDVYDDGTSIENIDTSKAWQCDDVRDWILDSIKKHDERLNED, encoded by the coding sequence ATGGCTAGAGTAAAGATATGTCGTAAGCCTGATTGCCACAACACTATACCTTATGTACAAAACAATCCATACTGTGAGACGCACAAAGGAATGTATCGACCTAAGCCAGAGTTCAAACCTAAGTCAACGTATGAACGCAAGCGACAGAACAAAGATTACAACATGCATAGTCGTGACAAAGAAGCCAATGCGTTCTATCACACGACAACATGGAAGCATTTAGCATTAGGAATGAAGCAACAAGCAATGTTCACGTGTGAGTGTTGCGGTCGAACAAGTACATCCAAAGGTTACTTAGTTGTAGATCATATCATCCCCAGAAAGGTAGATAAGCGTAAGCAGCTAGACAAGGGCAACCTGTGGGTCATATGCAAGAGGTGTCACTGGTACAAGGGCGTGCTTGAAGATGATGTTTATGATGATGGAACTTCGATAGAGAACATTGATACAAGCAAGGCGTGGCAATGTGATGATGTTCGTGATTGGATATTGGATTCGATTAAGAAACACGATGAAAGATTGAATGAAGATTGA
- a CDS encoding HK97 gp10 family phage protein: protein MELDAALDVWLNEVNNLVPNLQQRKKITLVGAEVYKRALHDVTKTKHYSGDRDTSKVDHLADSIEVSNANIDYIVDGSSLVGFTAKGINHARIARLLNDGTKFIPADHFVDETRRNSRHAVLVAQYAEYQRLLKGGK, encoded by the coding sequence ATGGAACTTGATGCTGCATTGGATGTTTGGTTGAACGAAGTGAATAACCTAGTGCCTAACTTGCAACAACGTAAAAAAATTACGCTGGTAGGCGCCGAAGTTTATAAACGAGCGTTGCATGATGTTACTAAGACAAAACACTACAGTGGCGATCGTGATACAAGCAAGGTTGATCATTTAGCAGATTCAATAGAAGTTTCAAACGCCAATATCGATTACATCGTCGACGGATCTTCTTTGGTTGGATTCACTGCCAAAGGTATTAACCATGCACGTATTGCTCGATTGCTCAACGATGGGACAAAATTTATACCGGCAGATCACTTTGTTGATGAAACGCGGCGTAATTCACGTCATGCTGTTTTAGTGGCGCAATATGCTGAATATCAAAGGCTTTTGAAAGGTGGTAAATGA
- a CDS encoding phage major capsid protein, which translates to MNKEQLQAAFRDASTKASDLNSKLNNMVQDDSASLEDINKVQDELTDSKTRRDILNSQLKSFEDVASEPKNDGKKTNVLDNKTADLAAKKQGINDFIHSRGSKISDAVSSQVTSSEVGVLIPEEIIYDPSAEVDSVVDLSTLVNKTPVTTPSGKYPILQRATDRFNSVAELAENPKLAEPTFKEIDWSVATYRGAIPLSEESIADTKVDLTALVGQSIGEKKVNTYNALIAPVLQSFTAKATTSDTLADQIKHILNVDLDPAYTRVIIASQSFYNAVDTLKDKNGRYLLQESIASLAQTSGHTLLGVPVYVIGDDLFGNAGDQKAFIGDTKRGVLFPNRQEIILAWEDSKIYGRYLGAAFRFGVKKADDKAGYFITNTATPAGSDGK; encoded by the coding sequence ATGAATAAAGAACAACTACAAGCGGCATTTCGTGATGCTAGCACTAAGGCGTCAGATTTAAATTCTAAATTGAACAACATGGTTCAAGACGATTCCGCAAGTTTGGAAGACATCAATAAAGTTCAAGATGAATTAACGGATTCAAAAACACGCCGCGATATTTTGAACTCTCAACTAAAGAGCTTTGAAGACGTTGCGTCAGAGCCGAAAAATGATGGTAAAAAGACTAACGTTTTGGACAATAAAACTGCTGATCTCGCTGCGAAAAAGCAAGGCATCAACGACTTCATTCATTCTCGCGGTTCAAAAATTTCTGATGCGGTTTCTTCACAAGTTACTTCATCAGAAGTCGGCGTGTTGATTCCAGAAGAAATTATTTATGATCCATCTGCCGAAGTTGATTCGGTTGTTGACCTGTCAACTTTGGTTAACAAGACACCTGTTACCACGCCAAGTGGTAAGTACCCAATTTTGCAACGTGCTACTGATCGTTTCAATTCTGTTGCTGAACTTGCTGAAAATCCTAAGTTGGCCGAACCAACTTTCAAGGAAATAGATTGGTCAGTTGCCACATACCGTGGTGCGATTCCTCTTTCAGAAGAATCAATCGCCGATACAAAAGTTGATTTGACAGCATTGGTGGGCCAATCAATCGGCGAGAAGAAGGTTAACACATACAATGCATTAATTGCGCCAGTGTTACAATCATTTACTGCTAAGGCAACTACGAGTGATACATTGGCTGACCAAATCAAGCACATTTTGAATGTTGATTTAGATCCAGCCTATACTCGTGTAATTATCGCTAGCCAATCGTTCTACAACGCCGTTGATACATTGAAAGACAAGAATGGACGTTATTTGCTTCAAGAATCAATAGCATCGTTAGCACAAACTTCTGGACACACTTTGTTAGGTGTGCCTGTTTATGTAATTGGCGACGATTTGTTCGGCAACGCAGGTGACCAAAAGGCGTTTATCGGTGATACAAAGCGTGGTGTTCTATTCCCTAACCGTCAGGAAATTATCTTGGCTTGGGAGGACAGTAAGATTTATGGCCGTTACTTAGGTGCTGCATTCCGTTTCGGTGTTAAGAAAGCGGATGATAAAGCTGGTTACTTTATCACCAACACAGCAACACCCGCAGGCAGCGACGGTAAATAA
- a CDS encoding phage portal protein: MGLMTSRNRHHKISDVSYPATRGYDPVISKIVGLPIGYVGGGNALKNSDIFSVINRIASDIASARFNSENTYVNERLNQPSKLIGRFSFWQGVVIQLLLSGNAYVPLDLDYLEQIPPSSIISIDIDSSNQGAVYTLAEYNNHPERKLTQGEMLHFRLMPDATYQYLVGMSPLESLTKELTVSTASADQSLNLIKNRITPTSVLQISNALLEQGDADAARDAFEKANNGDNNGRLMVLDANSTFNQFEMKADVFKALNNNAEYSANQISKAFGVPVDMLGGGNSTESQHSNSTQIKNLYYENLISYVAPVIDEIVLKMNADDLSLDLQYVDDATRVSQINDMVKVGTLGQAQGEFMLKKYGVLPINLPAYVPPVQEKGESE, encoded by the coding sequence ATGGGATTAATGACTTCGAGAAATCGACACCATAAAATAAGTGACGTTAGTTATCCTGCTACTCGTGGATACGACCCCGTCATTTCTAAAATCGTTGGACTACCTATAGGATATGTTGGTGGCGGAAACGCGCTTAAAAACAGTGATATATTCAGTGTCATTAATCGAATTGCGAGTGACATAGCGAGTGCTAGATTTAATTCAGAAAACACATATGTAAATGAGCGACTTAATCAACCATCAAAGTTGATTGGTCGCTTTTCGTTTTGGCAGGGAGTTGTTATCCAACTGTTGCTAAGCGGTAATGCTTACGTGCCGTTAGATTTGGATTATTTGGAACAAATACCACCATCTTCGATTATCAGTATTGATATTGACAGCTCAAATCAGGGAGCTGTTTATACTCTAGCTGAATACAACAACCATCCAGAACGAAAATTAACCCAGGGCGAAATGTTGCATTTTAGACTGATGCCTGATGCAACTTATCAGTACTTGGTGGGGATGTCGCCTTTGGAAAGTTTAACCAAAGAATTGACGGTTTCGACAGCAAGCGCGGATCAAAGTTTGAATTTAATTAAAAACCGCATCACGCCAACATCCGTACTGCAAATTAGTAATGCTTTGCTTGAACAAGGTGATGCCGATGCTGCACGAGACGCATTTGAAAAAGCAAATAACGGCGATAATAATGGCCGCTTGATGGTTTTGGATGCCAATTCTACGTTTAACCAATTCGAAATGAAGGCAGATGTATTTAAGGCTTTGAATAACAACGCTGAATACTCCGCTAACCAAATTAGTAAGGCGTTTGGTGTACCAGTAGACATGTTAGGGGGTGGTAATAGTACCGAGAGTCAACACAGCAACAGCACGCAAATTAAAAACCTTTACTACGAAAATCTAATTAGTTACGTAGCACCGGTTATTGATGAAATTGTTTTGAAAATGAACGCCGATGACTTGTCACTCGACTTGCAATATGTCGATGATGCTACCCGTGTCAGTCAAATTAACGACATGGTAAAAGTCGGCACCTTGGGTCAAGCGCAAGGAGAGTTCATGCTCAAGAAATATGGCGTGCTGCCAATTAATTTACCTGCATACGTGCCACCTGTTCAGGAGAAAGGAGAGAGTGAATGA